The nucleotide sequence GATCCCCCGTCATAAGTTGGTTCAGAAAAGTTATCTGACTCATTTGGTGACGATTTGGGTTTAGACTTCGATGTGCTCACTTTGCGCTTCTTCGTACCAGATTTATTCTTCAACgaagtagaagaagatgcgGTAGCATTATTGGTGCCATTAACGGACGAAACATTCTCCTTGTTGTCAAATTCGGTATTCACACcatttttcttggattGTGTACGTGTTCCGCCTTTATGTTTCGCTACACTTTTAGGATCATCATTATTGTAGACACCTCTTGTCATTCCGTCCGAGTTTTTCACCTGCCCTAAGGTTATATCTGGAGAAAGCACAAGCTGAGAAGCCGAATTTGATATAGCGGATTGGGTCGTGTTAGAATCGACAGACATAATATTTGAATTATTTGGAGAAGAGTTAGGACTTTTGTTATTTGGGATGCTATCGTCCTTAGCTTGATTGGTCAAGGCTCTACCGTCAATATTGGTATTATTCATATTAATGTTATTGTTCGTACTATGACTGTTATTAGTGGTATTGTTcgtattagtattattgattgcattgttgttgttattattattgttgttgtttgtgttCGCTACAGGGAAAACGGGTCCCCTTGGCATGTTCAGTAGGGAGTTCAACATTGGTGAGAACCTCCCAGGAGTCAAGCCAGTAGACGAAGTTAGAGCCACTGGTATAGCAGACAAACCGTTTGTGTTTGCAACAGCACTTGTGCCGTTATTGCCATTTCCGGTCCCATTGGAATTCATTAGTGCTGGGGTTAAGCCTGACCTAATATTGGATTCGTTTGGGGTCAAACCAGTTTTAGGAAGATTCAGATAAAATGCTCCTGGAGAAGTTTGTCCTTGAAGTACGTTTGAGATAGCTGTGTTTGGGGATAGGGTCAAGGGAGGCAACCTCCTGGAGCCACCAGGGCTTAGTATAGGAGGTGATTGTATATTTGGTGGTTTTGCTTGCCCCGGACCCATGCCACCAGCAACTTGTCCTGGTGCTTGcccagcaccagcaccagcaccaccGATATTCATCAGCAATCGGCTCTTGCTATCCAAAAGGGGCGCATTAGCTTGTCTAGCACCCGGACTTGGCCCACCAGGAATAGCACCGCCAACTGACACACCATTCGCAGAACCATTTGGAATGACACCGGCTACACCACCTTGCTCAACGCTTTTATCAGCAAGTCGTCCGCCCAGCGTGGCTTTCTTCGTTGAAGCAAAACTCTGCTCAAATGGATTGGGCTCCAAGTCAAAAGCAGTCACCGGCTTTTCGTTGATATtcattctttgttttctccttctcttAGATCAGTCTCAAgtttctttccaaaaacaACGGACAAAAAACAAGCGCAAGCCTCACTAAAGCTACTCGATTTCTATCGAGATTCACCCACACGACCTCCTATTTGCTCAAAGTCACAACTGATCTTGTCTATAGACTGTCGTGCTCTTCAACTTTCCCAATTTATTTTTGCATTCTTTGGTATTGTTATTCTACAAAAGTCTTCATGGTGTCAAATTTTGAACTTTCACAGATTTTCCATGTCTCTAACAAAatgaatatgaaaaaaaaaaaaaatcaaaatcgCAGGAAAGCTCATCTCAATGAGCACTGGTTGTCTGAGCGCCGGCACATGAGCCTGCTTTTCGAGGTTGCAGTAGTTCTGATTTTAATATTGTACATTAGATATGAGATAGAgacgtatatatatacatatatatgtgacGATATGACGAGTATGGCTAGTGTTGCGGGATGCGAgagaaaccaaaagaaacaaaaacctTTGATAGGTAGTAGTGGTAAGTAGTTTTAGACTTTAGAGTGAGTCAAGGCCAGCAGCTTGCACTTACACCTTTTTACCTGGCTTCAAACTGCACCATTCTCTTGGTACGTGCCTTTAGCAAGATACGGTGACCACAGTTCTTACAACGGACTGGGTCTGTTCTCGAAAGCGAAAGTCTGCTCGAGCATTCTGCACAAATGTACTTC is from Kluyveromyces marxianus DMKU3-1042 DNA, complete genome, chromosome 2 and encodes:
- the RPC10 gene encoding DNA-directed RNA polymerase core subunit RPC10, producing the protein MSHEGFQIPTNLDAAAAGAAQSRTATLKYICAECSSRLSLSRTDPVRCKNCGHRILLKARTKRMVQFEAR
- the SKO1 gene encoding Sko1p — translated: MNINEKPVTAFDLEPNPFEQSFASTKKATLGGRLADKSVEQGGVAGVIPNGSANGVSVGGAIPGGPSPGARQANAPLLDSKSRLLMNIGGAGAGAGQAPGQVAGGMGPGQAKPPNIQSPPILSPGGSRRLPPLTLSPNTAISNVLQGQTSPGAFYLNLPKTGLTPNESNIRSGLTPALMNSNGTGNGNNGTSAVANTNGLSAIPVALTSSTGLTPGRFSPMLNSLLNMPRGPVFPVANTNNNNNNNNNNAINNTNTNNTTNNSHSTNNNINMNNTNIDGRALTNQAKDDSIPNNKSPNSSPNNSNIMSVDSNTTQSAISNSASQLVLSPDITLGQVKNSDGMTRGVYNNDDPKSVAKHKGGTRTQSKKNGVNTEFDNKENVSSVNGTNNATASSSTSLKNKSGTKKRKVSTSKSKPKSSPNESDNFSEPTYDGGSDAGDTEADRARKRQEFLERNRIAASRFRKRKKEYIKRIEADLSFYESEYNDLTACLASLTGISPHSNNSMGNPSLINSLKQALITQDLKSALQLCDMLEHTVLNTKYIQRNGVNPRELSHRSEDMGESDA